Proteins found in one Pelmatolapia mariae isolate MD_Pm_ZW linkage group LG7, Pm_UMD_F_2, whole genome shotgun sequence genomic segment:
- the LOC134630618 gene encoding 3-hydroxy-3-methylglutaryl-coenzyme A reductase-like, producing the protein MLARLFRLHGLLVASHPWEVIVGTLALTVCFVSMNSLATSNQMCKWNQCPKVEEEKIQSSDAVILTVTRCMAIIYIYFQFKNLRQLGSKYILGIAGLFTVFSSFVFSTVVIHFFGKELTGLNEALPFFLLLIDLSRACALAKFALSSNSQEEVRENISHGMAILGPTFTLDAVVECLVIGIGTMSGVPQLEIMCCFGCMSVLANYFVFMTFFPACVSLVLELSRESREGRPIWQLSHFSRVLAEEEDNKPNPVTQRVKIIMSLGLALVHAHTRLTAEHSGQNRTVEGPVAKRLDSPSTILPLKLTSIDLEQVITLGLALILAVKYVFFEQAETESSLSLKSTIISSTPSPKTWVTEDCCMRSLPALKPQKTSNSVLATIPTTLAAASDVKLSSEADISFREEDVIQNAFCGTSSGDSLAQTQCAPPSVCTSEPRSLEECMAILSDSQRGAHLLSDAEVMNLVTLRKIMNYKLEDVLETPERGVAIRRELLSSKLPVPTALASLPYKDYNYSQVMGTCCENVIGYMPVPVGVAGPLLLDKKEFYVPLATTEGCLVASANRGCRALFLSGGCISRILADSMTRGPLVRLPSACRAAEVKVWLETSDGFSMIKEAFDETSRFARLEKLLVGIAGRNLYIRFQSQTGDAMGMNMLSKGTEHALHALQQQHPDVEVLSLSGNFCTDKKPAAINWILGRGKSAVCEATIPAKVVREVLKSSTAALVDLNINKNLVGSAMAGSIGSFNAHAANIVAAIYIACGQDPAQTVGSSNCITQMEAVGPGGEDLYISCTMPSIELGTVGGGTNLSPQQACLQMLGVTNPNQPGDNARQLARIVCATVLAGELSLMAALAAGHLVKSHMTHNRSKTNLCSENTA; encoded by the exons ATGTTGGCACGTCTATTTAGACTTCATGGGTTGCTGGTGGCCTCGCACCCATGGGAGGTAATCGTGGGGACCCTGGCTTTGACAGTGTGCTTCGTGTCTATGAACAGCCTGGCAACAAGCAACCAGATGTGCAAGTGGAACCAATGCCCCAAAGTTGAGGAGGAG aaaATCCAGAGCAGTGATGCAGTTATTCTGACAGTCACTCGGTGCATGgccattatttatatttatttccaGTTCAAGAATCTCAGACAGCTTGGATCCAAATATATTCTAG GTATTGCTggattatttactgtattttccaGCTTTGTCTTCAGTACAGTCGTCATCCATTTCTTTGGGAAGGAGCTGACAGGTCTGAA TGAAGCGCTGCCGTTTTTCCTCCTGCTTATTGACCTGTCCAGAGCCTGTGCGTTGGCTAAATTTGCCCTCAGCTCAAACTCTCAG GAGGAGGTGAGGGAGAACATTTCTCACGGCATGGCAATCCTGGGCCCAACATTCACCCTGGATGCTGTGGTTGAGTGTCTGGTTATAGGAATCGGAACCATGTCTG GTGTGCCTCAGTTGGAAATCATGTGTTGTTTTGGCTGCATGTCTGTTCTGGCCAATTACTTTGTCTTCATGACGTTCTTCCCTGCCTGTGTCTCTCTGGTGCTGGAG CTGTCAAGGGAGAGTCGTGAGGGGCGCCCCATCTGGCAGCTGAGCCACTTCTCCCGTGTACTAGCTGAGGAAGAGGATAACAAGCCCAATCCTGTGACTCAAAGGGTTAAAATCATAATG TCTCTGGGATTGGCTTTGGTTCATGCTCACACTCGACTGACAGCCGAACATTCAGGTCAAAACCGCACAGTGGAAGGGCCTGTAGCAAAGAGACTGGACTCTCCTAGCACCATATTGCCTCTTAAGCTCACCAG tATCGACCTGGAACAGGTGATAACCCTCGGTCTTGCACTGATTCTGGCCGTAAAGTATGTATTTTTTGAGCAAGCAGAGACAGAGTCCTCGCTTTCACTCAAGAGTACCATTATAAGCTCCACTCCCAGTCCGAAGACCTGGGTGACAGAGGACTGCTGCATGAGGTCCCTCCCAGCCCTGAAACCCCAGAAGACATCTAATAGTGTTTTGGCAACCATCCCTACCACTTTAGCAGCTGCTTCAGACGTGAAACTTTCCTCTGAAGCTGACATATCATTTAGAGAAGAGG ATGTGATTCAGAATGCATTTTGTGGTACATCTTCTGGGGATTCTCTTGCTCAGACACAATGTGCTCCTCCAAGTGTTTGTACGTCGGAGCCCCGAAGTCTGGAGGAATGTATGGCCATCCTCTCAGATTCTCAG AGAGGTGCCCATTTGCTGAGTGATGCAGAGGTGATGAATCTTGTAACCCTGCGTAAGATTATGAATTATAAACTTGAAGATGTCCTTGAAACTCCAGAGAGGGGCGTGGCCATCAGGAGAGAACTATTATCATCCAAACTTCCTGTTCCCACTGCCTTGGCTTCTCTACCTTACAAGGACTACAACTACTCACAG GTGATGGGTACTTGCTGTGAGAATGTCATTGGCTACATGCCAGTGCCAGTGGGAGTGGCTGGCCCTCTTCTGTTGGACAAGAAGGAGTTTTATGTTCCTTTGGCCACCACAGAAGGCTGCCTGGTAGCCAGCGCCAACCGAGGATGCAGGGCACTTTTT CTGAGTGGGGGTTGCATCAGCCGGATTCTAGCTGACAGCATGACCAGGGGTCCTCTGGTCAGGCTGCCCTCAGCGTGCCGGGCTGCAGAGGTCAAAGTCTGGCTCGAGACCTCGGACGGATTTAGCATGATTAAAGAGGCGTTTGACGAGACCAGCAG GTTTGCTCGTCTGGAGAAATTGTTGGTGGGCATAGCTGGCAGAAACCTATACATTCGCTTCCAGTCTCAAACAGGTGATGCCATGGGTATGAACATGCTCTCGAAG GGCACTGAGCATGCTCTGCATGCACTCCAGCAGCAGCATCCAGATGTAGAGGTGCTTTCGCTCAGTGGCAACTTTTGCACAGACAAGAAGCCTGCCGCAATCAACTGGATTCTGGGCCGAGGCAAGTCTGCTGTATGCGAGGCCACCATTCCTGCTAAAGTGGTGAGAGAG GTGCTGAAGAGCAGCACAGCTGCTCTGGTGGACCTGAACATAAACAAGAACTTGGTGGGCTCAGCCATGGCTGGCAGTATAGGTAGCTTTAATGCTCATGCTGCCAACATCGTCGCTGCTATCTACATTGCCTGTGGACAA GACCCAGCTCAGACAGTGGGAAGCTCTAACTGCATTACTCAGATGGAGGCTGTCGGTCCAGGTGGGGAGGACCTGTACATCAGTTGCACTATGCCTTCTATAGAGCTCGGCACTGTGGGAGGAGGCACCAACCTGTCGCCACAGCAGGCCTGTCTGCAG ATGCTTGGTGTTACCAATCCCAACCAGCCAGGTGACAACGCCCGTCAGCTGGCCCGTATAGTCTGTGCCACTGTTCTGGCAGGAGAGCTCTCCCTGATGGCTGCTCTCGCTGCTGGACACCTAGTCAAGAGCCACATGACCCACAACAG ATCTAAAACAAACCTGTGTTCAGAGAATACGGCGTGA
- the LOC134630617 gene encoding ceramide transfer protein isoform X2, translated as MSDNQSWNSSGSEEDIEPREEPGHPIGIAEFSGYLSKWTNYIHGWQDRWVVLKNNTLSYYKSQDETEYGCRGSLCLSKAVITPHEFDECRLDISVNDSVWYLRAQDPEHRHQWIESIELHRADSGYGSESSLRRHGSMLSLTSATSGYSATSTSSFKKGHSLREKLAEMETFRDILCRQVDTLQKYFDSCADAVSKDELQRDKIVEDDEDDFPNTRTDGEFLHNNNGSKEKLFQSLNPKGTNGIDFKGEAITFKATTAGILATLSHCIDLMVKREDSWQKRLDKEMEKRRRIEESYKSALNELKKKSHFGGPDYEEGPNSLINEDEFFDAVEAALDRQDKIEEQSQTEKTRIQRSDAVPLGDAYSSSGTHRFSNKVEEMVQSHMTYSLQDVGGDANWQLVVEEGEMKVYRREVEENGIVLDPLKATHSVKGVTGHEVCHYFWDTAYRSDWETTIENFNVVETLSDNAVIVYQTHKRVWPASQRDVLYLSAMRKIMASNENDPDTWLVCNFSVDHDNALPTSRCVRAKINIAMICQTLVSPPDGDKEISRDNILCKITYVANVNPGGWAPASVLRAVAKREYPKFLKRFTSYVQEKTAGKPILF; from the exons ATGTCAGATAATCAGAGTTGGAACTCCTCCGGTTCTGAGGAAGATATAGAGCCTCGAGAAGAGCCTGGACATCCCATTGGCATCGCCGAGTTCAGCGGATACCTTAGTAAG tggaCAAACTACATCCACGGCTGGCAGGACCGTTGggttgtgctgaaaaacaaCACACTGAGCTACTACAAGTCTCAGGATGAGACAGAGTACGGCTGTCGGGGTTCCCTCTGTCTTAGCAAAGCTGTTATTACT cctcATGAATTTGACGAGTGCCGGCTGGATATAAGTGTAAACGACAGTGTGTGGTACCTCAGAGCTCAGGACCCCGAGCACAGACACCAGTGGATTGAATCGATTGAACTGCACAGG gCTGATTCTGGTTATGGCTCTGAGTCCAGTCTGCGGAGACATGGCTCCATGCTGTCTCTCACCTCAGCCACCAGTGGCTACTCTGCCACCTCCACATCTTCCTTCAAG AAGGGTCACAGCCTGAGAGAGAAGCTGGCCGAGATGGAGACGTTCAGAGATATCTTGTGCAGGCAGGTGGACACACTCCAGAAATACTTTGATAGCTGTGCAGATGCTGTGTCCAAGGATGAACTGCAGAGGGATAAAA TTGTGGAAGATGATGAGGATGACTTTCCCAACACCCGCACAGACGGAGAGTTTCTGCACAACAATAATGGCAGCAAAGAAAAAT TGTtccagtccttgaatcccaaaGGAACCAATGGTATAGATTTTAAGGGAGAGGCCATTACATTCAAGGCTACAACAGCTGGAATCTTAGCCACTCTGTCCCACTGCATCGACctgatggtgaagagagaggaCAGCTGGCAAAAGAGACTGGATAAG gagatggaaaagagaagaagaatagAGGAAAGCTACAAATCAGCCCTCAATGAGTTGAAGAAAAAGTCTCACTTTGGAGGTCCAGATTATGAG GAAGGTCCAAACAGCCTCATCAATGAGGATGAATTTTTTGATGCAGTGGAAGCTGCTCTTGACAGACAGGACAAAATAGAAGAACAG tCTCAAACTGAGAAGACAAGAATACAGAGATCTGACGCCGTTCCTCTTGGAGATGCCTATTCAAGCTCCGGCACACACAGATTCTCCAACAAG GTGGAGGAGATGGTGCAGAGTCACATGACCTACTCCTTGCAGGATGTTGGTGGAGACGCCAACTGGCAGCTGGTCGTTGAAGAAGGTGAAATGAAG GTATACAGGAGAGAGGTAGAAGAAAATGGGATTGTACTGGATCCGCTGAAGGCCACTCATTCGGTAAAGGGGGTGACTGGTCATGAGGTGTGCCACTACTTTTGGGACACTGCCTACCGCAGTGACTGGGAGA CTACCATTGAAAACTTTAATGTTGTGGAGACGCTGTCGGACAATGCAGTTATTGTATATCAAACACACAAG CGGGTGTGGCCTGCCTCTCAGAGGGATGTGTTATACCTTTCTGCCATGAGGAAAATTATGGCCAGCAATGAGAATGATCCAGACACCTGGCTGGTCTGTAATTTCTCTGTGGATCATGATAATGCACTG CCAACCAGCAGGTGTGTGCGTGCCAAAATCAACATTGCCATGATCTGTCAGACGCTCGTTAGTCCACCAGACGGAGATAAAGAGATCAGCAGGGACAACATCCTTTGTAAAATCACCTATGTCGCCAATG TGAATCCAGGAGGCTGGGctcctgcctctgtgctcaggGCCGTGGCTAAGAGGGAGTACCCCAAGTTCCTCAAACGCTTCACCTCCTACGTCCAGGAAAAAACTGCTGGCAAACCCATCTTATTCTGA
- the LOC134630617 gene encoding ceramide transfer protein isoform X1, with protein sequence MSDNQSWNSSGSEEDIEPREEPGHPIGIAEFSGYLSKWTNYIHGWQDRWVVLKNNTLSYYKSQDETEYGCRGSLCLSKAVITPHEFDECRLDISVNDSVWYLRAQDPEHRHQWIESIELHRSIREGRREKGGVQGRIIIPPPLADSGYGSESSLRRHGSMLSLTSATSGYSATSTSSFKKGHSLREKLAEMETFRDILCRQVDTLQKYFDSCADAVSKDELQRDKIVEDDEDDFPNTRTDGEFLHNNNGSKEKLFQSLNPKGTNGIDFKGEAITFKATTAGILATLSHCIDLMVKREDSWQKRLDKEMEKRRRIEESYKSALNELKKKSHFGGPDYEEGPNSLINEDEFFDAVEAALDRQDKIEEQSQTEKTRIQRSDAVPLGDAYSSSGTHRFSNKVEEMVQSHMTYSLQDVGGDANWQLVVEEGEMKVYRREVEENGIVLDPLKATHSVKGVTGHEVCHYFWDTAYRSDWETTIENFNVVETLSDNAVIVYQTHKRVWPASQRDVLYLSAMRKIMASNENDPDTWLVCNFSVDHDNALPTSRCVRAKINIAMICQTLVSPPDGDKEISRDNILCKITYVANVNPGGWAPASVLRAVAKREYPKFLKRFTSYVQEKTAGKPILF encoded by the exons ATGTCAGATAATCAGAGTTGGAACTCCTCCGGTTCTGAGGAAGATATAGAGCCTCGAGAAGAGCCTGGACATCCCATTGGCATCGCCGAGTTCAGCGGATACCTTAGTAAG tggaCAAACTACATCCACGGCTGGCAGGACCGTTGggttgtgctgaaaaacaaCACACTGAGCTACTACAAGTCTCAGGATGAGACAGAGTACGGCTGTCGGGGTTCCCTCTGTCTTAGCAAAGCTGTTATTACT cctcATGAATTTGACGAGTGCCGGCTGGATATAAGTGTAAACGACAGTGTGTGGTACCTCAGAGCTCAGGACCCCGAGCACAGACACCAGTGGATTGAATCGATTGAACTGCACAGG AGTATCAGAGaagggaggagagagaaggGAGGAGTCCAGGGAAGAATAATCATCCCTCCACCACTG gCTGATTCTGGTTATGGCTCTGAGTCCAGTCTGCGGAGACATGGCTCCATGCTGTCTCTCACCTCAGCCACCAGTGGCTACTCTGCCACCTCCACATCTTCCTTCAAG AAGGGTCACAGCCTGAGAGAGAAGCTGGCCGAGATGGAGACGTTCAGAGATATCTTGTGCAGGCAGGTGGACACACTCCAGAAATACTTTGATAGCTGTGCAGATGCTGTGTCCAAGGATGAACTGCAGAGGGATAAAA TTGTGGAAGATGATGAGGATGACTTTCCCAACACCCGCACAGACGGAGAGTTTCTGCACAACAATAATGGCAGCAAAGAAAAAT TGTtccagtccttgaatcccaaaGGAACCAATGGTATAGATTTTAAGGGAGAGGCCATTACATTCAAGGCTACAACAGCTGGAATCTTAGCCACTCTGTCCCACTGCATCGACctgatggtgaagagagaggaCAGCTGGCAAAAGAGACTGGATAAG gagatggaaaagagaagaagaatagAGGAAAGCTACAAATCAGCCCTCAATGAGTTGAAGAAAAAGTCTCACTTTGGAGGTCCAGATTATGAG GAAGGTCCAAACAGCCTCATCAATGAGGATGAATTTTTTGATGCAGTGGAAGCTGCTCTTGACAGACAGGACAAAATAGAAGAACAG tCTCAAACTGAGAAGACAAGAATACAGAGATCTGACGCCGTTCCTCTTGGAGATGCCTATTCAAGCTCCGGCACACACAGATTCTCCAACAAG GTGGAGGAGATGGTGCAGAGTCACATGACCTACTCCTTGCAGGATGTTGGTGGAGACGCCAACTGGCAGCTGGTCGTTGAAGAAGGTGAAATGAAG GTATACAGGAGAGAGGTAGAAGAAAATGGGATTGTACTGGATCCGCTGAAGGCCACTCATTCGGTAAAGGGGGTGACTGGTCATGAGGTGTGCCACTACTTTTGGGACACTGCCTACCGCAGTGACTGGGAGA CTACCATTGAAAACTTTAATGTTGTGGAGACGCTGTCGGACAATGCAGTTATTGTATATCAAACACACAAG CGGGTGTGGCCTGCCTCTCAGAGGGATGTGTTATACCTTTCTGCCATGAGGAAAATTATGGCCAGCAATGAGAATGATCCAGACACCTGGCTGGTCTGTAATTTCTCTGTGGATCATGATAATGCACTG CCAACCAGCAGGTGTGTGCGTGCCAAAATCAACATTGCCATGATCTGTCAGACGCTCGTTAGTCCACCAGACGGAGATAAAGAGATCAGCAGGGACAACATCCTTTGTAAAATCACCTATGTCGCCAATG TGAATCCAGGAGGCTGGGctcctgcctctgtgctcaggGCCGTGGCTAAGAGGGAGTACCCCAAGTTCCTCAAACGCTTCACCTCCTACGTCCAGGAAAAAACTGCTGGCAAACCCATCTTATTCTGA